The Streptomyces luteogriseus genome includes a window with the following:
- a CDS encoding cytochrome P450, protein MTLPSPAEQAFSLAAPVRLWEDGFARDPHPYYAALRAHGPVGWAELAPGVPAYVVTDRRAALELLHDTETFSHDPRPWEATVPDDSPVLGMMRWRPNTLFADGGAHLRYRTSLIDAFDLVEPHDLRDRVHRAVHLLVSRMGPRGEADLVGDFTRPLMALVFNSLFGLPDSASDRLDAALGKLIEGGAQAAEGEAEFGRYVLELIAAKSERRGDDLPSWLLDHPAGLTPEEVTWQVFLTLGAGHEPTANLVSNALSRILGNPAYYSTLTSGARPVTDAVLEVLHHETPLANYGIHYARTPVAFHGVWIRAAVPVVISYGALAQAAERERDADRHPADASHLSWSAGPHACPVKQHTLLIATEAIERLTQWLPDLEPVLPRERLTWRPGPFHRSLTALPVRFGPRTPDQPGGRP, encoded by the coding sequence GTGACCCTCCCGTCCCCCGCCGAGCAGGCCTTCTCCCTCGCGGCGCCCGTGCGCCTGTGGGAGGACGGCTTCGCCCGCGACCCGCATCCCTACTACGCCGCCCTGCGCGCCCACGGCCCGGTCGGCTGGGCGGAACTCGCCCCCGGTGTCCCGGCGTACGTCGTCACCGACCGGCGGGCGGCGCTGGAGCTGCTGCACGACACGGAGACGTTCTCGCACGACCCCCGGCCGTGGGAGGCGACCGTTCCCGACGACTCGCCGGTCCTCGGCATGATGCGCTGGCGGCCCAACACCCTGTTCGCGGACGGCGGCGCCCATCTGCGCTACCGCACCTCGCTCATCGATGCCTTCGACCTGGTGGAACCGCACGATCTGCGGGACCGGGTGCACCGGGCGGTGCACCTGCTGGTGAGCCGGATGGGCCCGCGCGGCGAGGCCGACCTGGTGGGCGACTTCACCCGGCCACTGATGGCGCTGGTGTTCAACAGCCTGTTCGGGCTGCCGGACAGCGCGAGTGACCGGCTCGACGCCGCCCTGGGCAAGCTGATCGAGGGCGGCGCCCAGGCGGCCGAGGGCGAGGCCGAGTTCGGCCGGTACGTGCTGGAACTGATCGCCGCCAAGAGCGAGCGGAGGGGCGACGACCTGCCGAGCTGGCTGCTGGACCATCCGGCGGGGCTGACCCCCGAGGAGGTCACCTGGCAGGTGTTCCTCACCCTCGGCGCGGGGCACGAGCCGACGGCCAACCTGGTGTCCAACGCGCTCTCCAGGATTCTCGGCAACCCGGCCTACTACTCGACGCTGACCAGTGGCGCCCGCCCCGTGACGGACGCGGTGCTGGAGGTCCTGCACCACGAGACGCCGCTCGCCAACTACGGCATCCACTACGCCCGTACGCCCGTCGCCTTCCACGGCGTGTGGATCAGGGCGGCGGTGCCGGTGGTGATCTCCTACGGGGCGCTCGCCCAGGCCGCCGAGCGGGAGCGCGACGCGGACCGCCACCCGGCGGACGCCTCGCACCTGTCCTGGTCGGCGGGCCCGCACGCCTGTCCGGTCAAGCAGCACACGCTGCTCATCGCCACCGAGGCGATCGAACGGCTCACCCAGTGGCTGCCCGACCTCGAACCCGTGCTGCCCCGCGAGCGCCTGACGTGGCGGCCCGGTCCGTTCCACCGCTCGCTGACGGCGCTGCCCGTCCGTTTCGGCCCCCGCACCCCCGACCAGCCAGGAGGACGACCGTGA
- a CDS encoding DUF742 domain-containing protein, producing MTGRRGGRPLVPAYLSTGGVARPSRALERLSVLTAGGEPTPADLPAAQAALLEELEHGSLTVQEAAALLRLPVSAVLVLAADLLDRDLVLARAPIPPARRFDPDLLKRVADGLRDLKHR from the coding sequence ATGACCGGCCGCCGAGGCGGCCGTCCCCTGGTTCCCGCGTACCTGTCGACCGGCGGGGTGGCGCGGCCCAGCCGCGCCCTGGAGCGGCTGTCGGTCCTCACCGCCGGCGGTGAGCCGACCCCCGCGGACCTGCCCGCGGCCCAGGCGGCCCTGCTGGAGGAGCTGGAGCACGGGTCGCTGACGGTGCAGGAGGCCGCGGCCCTGCTGCGGCTGCCGGTCTCCGCGGTGCTGGTACTGGCCGCCGACCTCCTCGACCGCGACCTGGTACTGGCCCGCGCGCCGATCCCGCCCGCCCGGCGCTTCGACCCCGACCTGCTGAAGAGAGTGGCCGATGGCCTCCGCGACCTCAAGCACCGTTGA
- a CDS encoding cytochrome P450 family protein, translating into MTVTDRIALDPFGADIAAESARLRALGPIVPVELPGGIPAWAPTGYGTLKELILDPRVSRDPRLHWRLWPEIGEHPSWGWILGWVGVVNMLSTYGPDHTRLRKLVAPSFTHRRTEAMRPRVEAITSELLAALEAADGEVVDVKEGLAHPLPMRMICELMGVPDALWEDTDRLIADIMDTSDPSPEHAASVQRQIGTVLPALIAHRAEHPGDDITTELIRVRDEDGDRLSDEELLYTLLLVIGAGFETTVNLIGNAVVALLRRPEQLAAVRAGEIGWDAVVDETLRAHPSIASLPLRFAVTDLTVGEVTISAGDAIITTYAAAGLDPEHYGPDADRFDATRTADDHLSFGIGVHRCIGAPLARMEALTALPALFDRFPGLRLAEGDGGLRQVPSFIAFGWQEIPVRLRG; encoded by the coding sequence GTGACCGTGACCGACCGCATCGCTCTGGACCCGTTCGGTGCCGACATCGCCGCCGAGAGCGCCCGGCTGCGTGCCCTCGGCCCGATCGTGCCCGTGGAGCTGCCCGGCGGCATCCCCGCCTGGGCGCCCACGGGCTACGGCACGCTGAAGGAGCTCATCCTCGACCCCCGGGTCAGCAGGGATCCGCGGCTGCACTGGCGTCTGTGGCCCGAGATCGGCGAACACCCCTCCTGGGGCTGGATCCTCGGCTGGGTCGGCGTGGTCAACATGCTCTCCACCTACGGCCCGGACCACACCCGGCTGCGCAAACTCGTCGCGCCCAGCTTCACGCACCGGCGCACCGAGGCGATGCGGCCCCGGGTGGAGGCGATCACGTCGGAGCTGCTGGCCGCGCTGGAGGCGGCCGACGGCGAGGTCGTGGACGTCAAGGAGGGGCTCGCCCATCCGCTGCCGATGCGGATGATCTGTGAACTGATGGGCGTGCCGGACGCGTTGTGGGAGGACACCGACCGGCTCATCGCGGACATCATGGACACCTCCGACCCGAGCCCGGAGCACGCGGCGTCCGTGCAACGGCAGATCGGGACGGTGCTGCCCGCGCTGATCGCCCACCGGGCCGAGCACCCCGGGGACGACATCACGACCGAGCTGATCCGGGTCCGCGACGAGGACGGCGACCGGCTGAGCGACGAGGAGCTGCTGTACACGCTGCTGCTGGTCATCGGCGCCGGGTTCGAGACCACCGTGAACCTCATCGGCAACGCGGTCGTGGCCCTGCTGCGCCGTCCCGAGCAGCTGGCGGCCGTGCGCGCCGGTGAGATCGGCTGGGACGCCGTCGTGGACGAGACGCTGCGCGCCCACCCGTCGATCGCCTCGCTGCCGCTGCGGTTCGCCGTCACCGACCTCACCGTCGGGGAGGTCACGATCTCGGCCGGCGACGCCATCATCACGACGTACGCCGCCGCGGGACTCGACCCCGAGCACTACGGGCCGGACGCCGACCGCTTCGACGCCACCCGCACCGCGGACGACCATCTGTCGTTCGGGATCGGCGTCCACCGCTGCATCGGGGCGCCGCTGGCCCGGATGGAGGCCCTCACCGCGCTGCCCGCGCTGTTCGACCGGTTCCCCGGCCTGCGCCTGGCCGAAGGGGACGGGGGCCTGCGGCAGGTGCCGTCGTTCATCGCGTTCGGCTGGCAGGAGATCCCGGTGCGGCTGCGGGGCTGA
- a CDS encoding GTP-binding protein, protein MASATSSTVDELPGATGVHLPDTAQDLVKILVTGPFGVGKTTLIRSVSEIRPLHTEEQLTEASAQVDDLAGVRDKSTTTVAIDFGRISLPGDVVLYLFGTPGQERFRSLWDDIAYGALGALVLVDARRIDASFDVLGLVEETGLPYAVAFNTFPDAPRHHTPEQLRAALDLEPTTPMVTCDAREANSSIDALLALVQHLIDHHPPEPR, encoded by the coding sequence ATGGCCTCCGCGACCTCAAGCACCGTTGACGAGCTTCCCGGCGCCACGGGCGTCCACCTGCCCGACACCGCCCAGGACTTGGTGAAGATCCTGGTCACCGGGCCGTTCGGGGTGGGCAAGACCACCCTGATCCGGTCGGTGTCCGAGATCCGCCCGCTGCACACGGAGGAGCAGCTCACCGAGGCGTCCGCACAGGTCGACGACCTCGCCGGCGTACGGGACAAGTCGACCACCACGGTCGCCATCGACTTCGGCCGGATCAGCCTGCCGGGCGACGTCGTGCTGTACCTGTTCGGCACGCCCGGCCAGGAACGGTTCCGGTCGCTGTGGGACGACATCGCCTACGGGGCGCTCGGCGCGCTCGTCCTGGTGGACGCGCGCCGGATCGACGCCTCGTTCGACGTGCTGGGGCTGGTGGAGGAGACCGGGCTGCCGTACGCGGTCGCCTTCAACACCTTCCCGGACGCGCCCCGTCACCACACGCCCGAGCAGTTGCGCGCCGCCCTCGACCTGGAGCCCACGACCCCGATGGTGACCTGCGACGCGCGGGAGGCGAACTCCTCGATCGACGCCCTGCTCGCGCTGGTGCAGCACCTGATCGACCACCACCCCCCGGAGCCCCGGTGA
- a CDS encoding helix-turn-helix domain-containing protein, with amino-acid sequence MTGREDGNRQRETRAGTDPVWAEELLEHLRPAGRDVRRVVAWLAGTVGATVALQDAAGNLVAGNRLPLDEDLVTDITTGRLASAAWQSRERHLRLVRVEHPSHTCVLAVSRQTPFDRRASEVVTHTAQVIELLLTAGESTAAGHRLRRATADLRLAILQLLMVEDTIAARRVAAGLWPGLLDADTACVYVVESAPALRDRIAEECLDGTREDALVVRCPAMDGHVIVVSPREATGDALLSLVGRHSDLFLGGSVRQSLARTATAYGQAVSALAVAHFRPDRAAVYAERTHPERLMDPVALRGWTSRVLRPLDTLPHHTRAELLATTRLGLEFTAVNAAKVLGVSRNTVRARMERVESLLGTDFADLTVRAVVHLALNTQIGLADARFDDGTGDPGLRLADLLSGPGVRTWAQDLLGRLDADARNPRRTLRTWIAAGGNAERAAQALGVHAQTVREHVRSAEPVLERQLLAAGTDLYEVVLAHLAVGDLDVPDFRPSA; translated from the coding sequence GTGACAGGCCGAGAGGACGGGAACCGGCAGCGGGAGACGCGGGCCGGCACGGATCCGGTATGGGCGGAGGAACTGCTCGAGCACCTGCGCCCGGCAGGACGCGATGTCCGCAGGGTCGTCGCCTGGCTCGCCGGCACCGTGGGTGCGACCGTGGCCCTGCAGGACGCCGCCGGGAACCTCGTCGCCGGAAACCGGCTCCCCCTCGACGAGGACCTGGTCACGGACATCACCACCGGCCGGCTCGCCTCCGCGGCCTGGCAGAGCCGGGAGCGCCACCTGCGTCTGGTCAGGGTGGAGCACCCGTCCCACACCTGCGTGCTGGCCGTCTCCCGGCAGACCCCCTTCGACCGGCGGGCCTCCGAGGTCGTCACCCACACCGCCCAGGTGATCGAGCTGCTGCTGACGGCGGGCGAGTCGACCGCGGCCGGGCACCGGCTGCGCCGGGCCACCGCCGATCTGCGCCTGGCGATCCTGCAACTGCTGATGGTCGAGGACACCATCGCCGCCCGCCGCGTCGCCGCCGGACTCTGGCCCGGACTGCTCGACGCCGACACGGCGTGCGTGTACGTCGTGGAGTCCGCTCCCGCCCTGCGCGACCGCATCGCCGAGGAGTGCCTGGACGGCACCCGGGAGGACGCCCTGGTCGTGCGCTGCCCGGCCATGGACGGGCACGTGATCGTCGTCAGCCCCCGGGAGGCCACGGGCGACGCCCTGCTGTCCCTGGTGGGACGGCACTCGGACCTCTTCCTCGGCGGCAGCGTCCGGCAGAGCCTCGCCCGGACCGCCACGGCCTACGGGCAGGCAGTCAGCGCCCTGGCCGTCGCGCACTTCCGGCCCGACAGGGCGGCCGTCTACGCCGAGCGCACCCACCCCGAGCGCCTCATGGACCCCGTGGCGCTGCGCGGCTGGACGTCACGGGTGCTGCGCCCGCTCGACACCCTGCCGCACCACACCCGCGCCGAACTCCTCGCCACCACCCGACTCGGCCTGGAGTTCACCGCGGTCAACGCCGCCAAGGTCCTCGGAGTCAGCCGCAACACCGTCCGCGCCCGCATGGAACGCGTCGAGTCCCTGCTCGGCACCGACTTCGCCGACCTCACGGTCCGGGCAGTCGTCCACCTGGCGCTCAACACCCAGATCGGACTGGCCGACGCCCGGTTCGACGACGGCACCGGCGACCCGGGGCTGCGGCTCGCCGACCTGCTGTCCGGCCCCGGCGTCCGCACCTGGGCGCAGGACCTGCTGGGCCGGCTGGACGCCGACGCCAGGAACCCGCGCCGGACGCTGCGCACCTGGATCGCCGCCGGCGGAAACGCCGAACGGGCCGCGCAGGCGCTGGGTGTGCACGCCCAGACCGTGCGCGAACACGTCCGCAGTGCCGAACCCGTCCTGGAGCGCCAGCTGCTCGCCGCGGGCACCGACCTCTACGAGGTCGTGCTGGCGCACCTGGCCGTGGGCGACCTCGACGTGCCGGACTTCCGGCCTTCCGCGTGA
- a CDS encoding roadblock/LC7 domain-containing protein, whose translation MTSRAAGDTAWVLEPVLEVPHVVAAVLLTRDGLVTGYTDALSRPSAERVAAITSTVQGACRTAAAAFADTDRADIRQVVIESDHGYVLIVPTDHGTCVAAYGDPEVRLDLLAHRVHSQVARLGEKAMAAGPRGADGDSPA comes from the coding sequence ATGACCAGCCGCGCAGCGGGGGACACGGCATGGGTGCTCGAACCGGTCCTGGAGGTGCCGCACGTCGTGGCCGCCGTCCTGCTCACCCGGGACGGACTCGTCACCGGCTACACCGACGCGCTGTCGCGGCCGTCGGCCGAGCGGGTCGCGGCCATCACCAGCACCGTGCAGGGTGCCTGCCGTACCGCGGCGGCGGCGTTCGCCGACACCGACCGGGCCGACATCCGGCAGGTCGTCATCGAGTCGGACCACGGCTACGTGCTCATCGTGCCGACGGACCACGGCACCTGCGTCGCCGCCTACGGCGATCCCGAGGTGCGCCTCGACCTGCTCGCCCACCGCGTGCATTCGCAGGTGGCGCGGCTCGGTGAGAAGGCCATGGCCGCCGGGCCCCGAGGTGCCGACGGCGACAGTCCGGCATGA
- a CDS encoding ATP-binding protein, with the protein MIEIPDLAVGALALGTLSAFALGGGLLRSRRQLTAQRAKTAALRARLDGTTRAFTSEVEHLAARRLPAAARQTAHSHVTVPGPLNPQLAGSPLGFALEQVLEGLHTELAAQRTRIDAAAQAGMRGATREIQAALYRLQDALRGLQQRYDDPELAQTLFELDHENEQSLRRAQIAAVVCGAWVGLAREESHLVDAVTGGQARLAGYRRVLVSNHLAAGTALVSHAVEPVAIIVAELLDNALRHSAPDTEVVVNLEAVHHGVCVTVDDAGLGMTQDERARAQRMVAGSDPILLTELGDPPRMGLAAIGRLTRQFDLSVDVSSPSPYGGVRAVLRIDSHLLTRIDPEELPPAASAPRSTRKPVPQGQASGSGTPKGSGAGLPGAPAAPVPAAPPHVPEPAPSAASDASGPGAEPGNPAPLPALASHEHDHGYGSEQNADDDTPAPGHHGPRESGGLPQRRRRGRATTSSGPAAAETAAPRRTAAEAAPQRRPRRPEESAAALGALQSGTAAARTAARPNTTAVPAVSDGAPAATTADGASEDTDSNDHEGGTAR; encoded by the coding sequence ATGATCGAAATACCGGACCTTGCCGTCGGCGCCCTCGCCCTCGGCACACTGTCCGCTTTCGCCCTCGGCGGCGGGCTGCTGCGCTCACGGCGGCAACTGACCGCGCAGCGCGCGAAGACGGCCGCGCTCCGGGCCCGACTCGACGGCACCACCCGGGCGTTCACCTCCGAGGTCGAGCATCTGGCGGCGCGGCGGCTGCCCGCCGCGGCCCGGCAGACCGCGCATTCCCATGTCACCGTGCCCGGTCCCCTGAACCCGCAACTGGCCGGTTCGCCGCTGGGTTTCGCCCTGGAGCAGGTCCTGGAGGGACTGCACACCGAGCTGGCCGCGCAGCGCACCCGGATCGACGCGGCGGCGCAGGCCGGGATGCGCGGGGCCACGCGGGAGATCCAGGCGGCCCTGTACCGGCTGCAGGACGCCCTGCGCGGGCTGCAACAGCGCTACGACGATCCCGAGTTGGCGCAGACCCTGTTCGAGCTGGACCACGAGAACGAGCAGTCGCTGCGGCGCGCGCAGATCGCCGCGGTGGTGTGCGGCGCCTGGGTGGGGCTCGCCCGGGAGGAATCCCATCTGGTGGACGCGGTCACGGGCGGTCAGGCCCGGCTCGCGGGCTACCGGCGCGTCCTGGTCAGCAACCATCTCGCCGCCGGTACGGCTCTGGTGTCCCACGCCGTCGAGCCGGTCGCCATCATCGTGGCCGAGCTCCTCGACAACGCACTGCGGCACTCCGCGCCCGACACGGAGGTCGTGGTCAATCTCGAGGCGGTCCACCACGGTGTCTGCGTCACCGTGGACGACGCCGGTCTGGGCATGACGCAGGACGAGCGGGCCCGGGCCCAGCGGATGGTCGCCGGTTCGGATCCGATCCTGCTGACCGAGCTCGGTGATCCGCCGCGCATGGGGCTCGCGGCCATCGGCCGGCTGACCCGGCAGTTCGACCTGAGCGTGGACGTGTCGTCCCCGTCGCCGTACGGCGGGGTGCGGGCGGTGCTGCGGATCGACAGCCATCTGCTGACGCGCATCGACCCCGAGGAACTGCCCCCGGCGGCCAGTGCCCCGCGTTCGACCCGGAAGCCGGTGCCGCAGGGCCAGGCAAGCGGTTCCGGCACGCCAAAGGGTTCGGGCGCCGGCCTGCCCGGGGCGCCGGCCGCACCCGTCCCCGCCGCCCCGCCGCACGTGCCCGAACCCGCCCCGTCCGCCGCGTCCGACGCCTCCGGGCCGGGCGCCGAGCCCGGCAATCCCGCACCGCTCCCCGCCCTCGCGAGCCATGAGCACGATCACGGCTACGGTTCGGAGCAGAACGCCGACGACGACACTCCGGCCCCCGGCCACCACGGCCCGCGGGAGAGCGGCGGGCTCCCCCAGCGGCGCCGCCGCGGTCGCGCCACCACCTCGAGCGGCCCCGCCGCGGCCGAAACCGCGGCGCCACGCCGTACCGCCGCCGAAGCCGCACCGCAGCGCCGTCCCCGCCGCCCCGAGGAGTCCGCCGCCGCCCTCGGCGCCCTTCAGTCCGGCACCGCCGCCGCGCGGACCGCCGCCCGGCCGAACACCACGGCCGTCCCAGCCGTATCTGACGGTGCCCCGGCCGCGACCACGGCCGACGGGGCGTCCGAGGACACCGACAGCAACGACCACGAAGGGGGAACGGCTCGATGA